Proteins from a genomic interval of Trichoderma breve strain T069 chromosome 2, whole genome shotgun sequence:
- a CDS encoding endoplasmic reticulum oxidoreductin 1 (ERO1) domain-containing protein, which translates to MKSASNLFFLSVFALWAAPGACSSSTDSCPFSPNAIIDDGCVSYATLDRLNVKVKPAVDDLVRTTDFFSHYRMNLFHKTCPFWNDEDGMCGNIACAVETLDNEEDIPEIWRAHELSKLEGPRAKHPGKKMQKQHPDRPLQGELGEDVGESCVVEYDDECDDRDYCVMDDEGATSKGDYVSLLRNPERFTGYGGQSSKQVWDAIYLENCFKKSSFPKSADLGVSHRPTDPAALDFKQVLDTAGRQAQLEHQRQSNPNIPFVANTGYEGEDECLEKRVFYRVVSGMHASISVHLCWDFLNQSTGEWQPNLACYESRLHGYPDRISNLYFNYALVTRAVAKLAPYVLGPQYTFCTGDPLQDQDTRDKISAVTQHAASVPQIFDESVMFVNGEGPSLKEDFRNRFRNISRVMDCVGCDKCRLWGKIQTNGYGTALKVLFEFNEGQKPPSLKRTELVALFNTYARLSSSISAVGKFRAMIDMRDKAESQTFKSPEDVWTLVDEVDEDMNEFIKMRNRGSHGDTVGEQMGNEFARVMKAVKIVLKSWIRTPRMIWEIVSDETMRVYRAWIGLPPRPRRYAFRLPSLDRDEL; encoded by the exons ATGAAATCCGCAAGCAACCTGTTTTTCCTCTCAGTGTTTGCCCTCTGGGCGGCACCGGGGGCGTGTTCGAGCTCTACAGACTCCTGCCCG TTTTCTCCAAACGCCATTATCGACGATGGATGCGTCTCGTATGCTACGCTCGATAGACTCAACGTTAAAGTAAAGCCGGCGGTCGACGACCTTGTTCGCACGACCGATTTCTTCTCGCATTATCGCATGAATCTCTTCCACAAAACATGTCCATTCTGgaatgacgaagatggcatGTGCGGTAACATCGCATGCGCCGTCGAGACATTGGACAATGAAGAGGATATCCCCGAAATTTGGAGGGCTCACGAGCTTAGCAAGCTGGAGGGTCCTCGAGCGAAGCACCCGggcaagaagatgcagaagcaaCACCCGGATCGACCGCTACAAGGAGAGTTGGGCGAAGATGTGGGGGAAAGCTGCGTGGTTGAATACGACGACGAATGCGACGACAGGGATTACTGCGTCATGGACGACGAAGGCGCAACCTCCAAGGGAGACTATGTCAGCTTGTTGCGAAACCCGGAGCGGTTTACTGGATACGGTGGTCAAAGTTCAAAGCAGGTCTGGGACGCCATCTATTTGGAAAACTGCTTTAAGAAGAGCTCTTTTCCCAAATCCGCCGATCTTGGCGTTTCGCATCGGCCAACCGACCCTGCTGCCTTGGATTTCAAGCAGGTCTTGGATACAGCCGGCCGCCAAGCCCAGCTTGAGCATCAGCGGCAAAGCAACCCAAACATTCCGTTTGTTGCAAACACTGGTTACGAAGGCGAGGATGAGTGCCTAGAGAAGCGAGTCTTTTACCGAGTAGTCTCGGGAATGCATGCCAGTATCAGCGTGCACTTGTGCTGGGATTTCTTGAACCAGAGTACCGGAGAGTGGCAGCCCAACTTGGCTTGCTATGAAAGCCGACTGCACGGATACCCCGATCGTATCAGCAATCTGTACTTTAACTACGCCCTCGTCACCCGCGCCGTTGCGAAGCTAGCCCCATATGTTCTTGGGCCGCAGTACACCTTCTGTACCGGGGACCCATTACAGGACCAGGACACTCGAGACAAGATCTCTGCCGTGACTCAGCACGCAGCCAGTGTCCCTCAAATCTTTGATGAGAGTGTCATGTTTGTCAATGGCGAAGGCCCTTCTCTGAAGGAAGATTTCCGCAACCGCTTCCGCAACATCAGCCGAGTCATGGACTGTGTTGGCTGCGACAAGTGCCGCCTCTGGGGCAAGATCCAGACAAACGGCTACGGAACAGCTTTGAAGGTGCTTTTCGAATTCAATGAAGGCCAGAAGCCTCCGTCCCTCAAGCGAACCGAGCTGGTGGCCCTCTTCAACACATACGCCAGACTCAGCTCATCGATTTCTGCTGTTGGCAAGTTCCGAGCCATGATAGACATGCGCGACAAGGCTGAGTCCCAAACGTTCAAGAGCCCCGAAGATGTCTGGACACTCGTGGACGAGGTTGACGAAGACATGAATGAGTTTATCAAAATGCGTAATCGCGGAAGCCACGGTGATACGGTGGGCGAGCAGATGGGAAATGAGTTTGCCCGTGTCATGAAGGCGGTCAAGATTGTGCTCAAGAGTTGGATTCGAACACCTAGAATGAT CTGGGAAATTGTTTCGGATGAAACAATGAGGGTATACCGTGCTTGGATCGGTTTGCCTCCGCGCCCCAGGCGTTATGCATTCAGGCTGCCGAGCTTGGATAGAGACGAGTTATAA
- a CDS encoding enoyl-(Acyl carrier protein) reductase domain-containing protein — translation MPPFPALPPRPSRRLDGKVAIVTGAGSLGDGLGNGRAISLLLAGDGATVLCADRDLAAAKRTVEMIVQEGGTAASLCADVSTEGDCEKLVRTAGGLFGRLDILINNVGIMGATGTAVEASAEEWAKGLSINVTGMMLMAKYAIPLMLKNEPGDGGIRGNIVNMGSIAGLQGGTPHLFYPTSKGAVVNMTRSMAYNHGREGIRVNCVCPGFLYTPMVAGNGMSDELPLSIRRWCIFKQWPSDELEHAEKLTHKEANSDKSNHISELYNSTSADSMLFEIRLMRFSYH, via the exons ATGCCTCCGTTTCCCGCGCTGCCCCCGCGGCCGTCACGCCGTCTCGACGGAAAAGTCGCCATTGTCACCGGCGCGGGGAGCCTCGGGGACGGCCTCGGCAACGGACGTGCCATATCCCTGCTCCTCGCTGGCGACGGCGCCACGGTGCTCTGCGCGGACCGGGATTTGGCTGCGGCAAAGCGTACGGTAGAGATGATTGTCCAGGAGGGAGGCACAGCAGCTTCACTATGCGCGGACGTGAGCACAGAGGGGGATTGTGAGAAGCTAGTTCGGACGGCGGGAGGCCTGTTTGGGAGACTGGATATTCTGATAAACAATGTGGGCATCATGGGCGCAACGGGAACGGCTGTGGAGGCGAGTGCTGAGGAGTGGGCCAAGGGCTTGAGCATCAATGTGACGGGGATGATGCTCATGGCCAAGTACGCAATTCCGCTGATGCTCAAAAACGAGCCTGGGGATGGAGGCATCAGAGGCAACATTGTCAACATGGGGTCTATAGCAGGCCTGCAAGGAGGGACGCCGCATCTGTTCTATCCAACGAGCAAGGGTGCGGTAGTCAACATGACACGAAGCATGGCGTATAATCACGGACGAGAAGGCATCCGGGTCAACTGTGTGTGTCCAG GATTCCTTTATACGCCCATGGTTGCGGGCAATGGCATGTCAGATGAG CTACCACTGTCGATTCGACGATGGTGTATTTTCAAGCAGTGGCCGTCCGATGAACTCGAGCATGCCGAGAAGTTGACACACAAGGAAGCCAACAGCGATAAATCAAATCACATCTCAGAGCTCTACAACAGCACATCTGCAGACTCCATGCTCTTCGAAATCAGATTGATGCGTTTCTCCTACCATTAA